DNA from Oncorhynchus masou masou isolate Uvic2021 chromosome 5, UVic_Omas_1.1, whole genome shotgun sequence:
CAAGGGCTGTCAAACTTCTTGAATGACACTCAGACCAGCAACAGCAGCTGAGCTGAGTTCCCTTTCAATACATGTAAACAGAGATAGGAGTTCATTTTCTCAGATTGTAGCTGCCATAACGATTTGAAAATACAACTCCACAGCTTGGCAATCAGACTCAATTTAGCAAAAAATAATACGTAAACTGGTATTGTAGTTTGTTAGCTAAATGACTGCactttgctagctaacgttagcttgctggctagATAGCTAGGTTTGTTGAAAAGTGGATTTGTCAGAGAAGAGGATACTTCACAATAAGACATGATAGGTAGCTAAGAACTTAACTAGTTAAACAGACCAGAACTCACCGAAAATATACCTATATTATCCTCTTGAATAATTCAACTCGACAATTTAACCCATATTCCACCATCAGCGCCTGTGGAGAGTTTACAGTAATCGTTTCCGGGTCAAAATATTTACTCATACAAATTAAAAGTCCTTTAAATCCATCGATTGAACATTAAAAAAGTAAAATATAATGTGGTGTCATTCCACAGAAACACTTTTGTGTATACATATTGTAATATCAGAAAGCGTTTTGAATTTAAATTAATCACACAACAAGCTATCTAATTCGACATTTATTTTAACGATTTCTCTGgcgacttttattttgaaaacaaaatcttTTAAAACGTATAGGGAAAGTTCTTTCTTCCGGATTAGCGGCTTTTACGCCATTGCAGTAAACCGCAACAAAAACGCTTTTCACAAGAAACGTAAGTATATATTAGATACTTCGACTATCACTCCGTGCATATTATGCTTAGTGTATTTTTCAGCTGCTAATATGTCGCTACTTTTGCTGTGGTTGCAAAGAGTTGTAGACAAAAGAAACCGGCTAACAACTAACGATAGCTAGGCATTGTGGGTCAAGCCTAATTTGAACAGTTTGGTGGGTGTGGGGGATTGGTACCTTGTTAGCCAATTAGCTAGCTGGTTGTAATGTAACTAGCTGCATAGATGGCCAGTAAATTAATGCATACAATACTATTGACTTGTTTCATTGTTAAACATGTATATTTAACAAACTTCTAGGCATTATATAGATTCAAGTTTGTCACGTGCAAAATTACAGCGAAATGCTTTGTTAACGTTAGTTCCAAACCCAACTATGTAGTAATCATTATCCGACACTTGAGTGAAAAGTTAATATTTTAATGGCTCAAACAATAATTTGACAAGGACCGTTGAATGTCAACCGAGTACAAAATGTCGTCTTTGGGGAAGGTTTAAGGCTACACTGTAAAACCTTTGTTCTCACGCACAGCCTTGAGAACAACTGACTTGCATGTGACTAGGCTTGGTATTGGCAAGTTGATCCTGAAGCATTGTACAGCACTGCAGTATAATTGATATCAGTGTAAATAAAACAACTGGAGCTTTGAGCATTTTTCTAAAACATTTCATTTGTTTTATTACTTTGTATGACTGATTGACTTTCTTCATATGTTAAAAAGGAGTGCGAGGCTCCTGGACCATAGCCTACTAGACTCCACCCTATTTGCTTTGGCATATTGAGAACAAGTTCCAAACTCGATTGATTCACTGTTGATTGACTTTGCTGGGTCGTTTGTCTTTCCCAGTGAACTGTCATTGTCACCACCATGTCTGCTGGAAACGCTAAGATAGGCCACCCGGCCCCACAGTTCAAAGCCACTGCTGTGGTGGATGGACAGTTCAAAGATATCCAGCTGTCTGACTACATAGGTAAGGACTTTATGATTTTCTCTAAATGACAATTTTATTAGCATGTCAGTTTACAGGTTACCATCTGGCAACAAAGTTGCTGAAACATCAGAATGTTTCCATGGATATCAGTCTGAAAAGTTGATGTAAAAAGAGGCAGTAGTctctacaagccagaatgttgtATACGATTATATTTGAGGTTACGTTACTGGTTGTACTTGCTGTTGGTACTTTTGGCGGTAGGAGGAAGACTTTTTTTTTCGGCGCCTGTAGGTCCAAATGTAACCGAAAGTAGTTGACCACAGCGTGTTTCCTCGCAATCAGCTGGCGTCAGTATTGAAATCAAAAGTACAAACAGTTATACAGACCAGTGTACTGACAGTCGTGTTAATACTATTCTGGATATTTTGTCTAAATTTGAGTAGCTGAAGGACAAACCGCACAGACAACAGGTAGATcaagtttaaatgtaattttattcaacattctggcttgaAATGACCATTGACACAAATGTCACAGGCTGTATATACCAGTTTGTTTTTACAGCCTCATTAATCAGACTAACTACGAAGCTAAGGGTCGTCATTGTCTTTAACAACCATGCTGAACTACGCATGATGCCAGTTTTAACAAGGCCAGTCAGCTGTGTGTGCAGGGTACAGAATAGTTCATGTTCTAGCCAGTCAGAATATAACTGTCTTATGTCACCTTCCAGGATGCAAGTACGTATATTCAAAAGAATAGGCTATAGAGTAGCATGTACACTACTGGCACCGGCGCCAAATAAGCTACTGTGTTATTGCTGTCCAAAGAGACGAGGCCTACATGTACCCAAACACACTCTTCTGGCTCCTCTCCTGTGTCCCTTCCAGGGAAGTACGTGGTGTTCTTCTTCTACCCACTGGACTTCACTTTCGTGTGCCCCACTGAGATCGTGGCCTTCAGCGACCAGGCCGAGGCGTTCCGCAAGATCGGCTGTGAGGTCATCGGCGCCTCCACAGACTCTCACTTTAGCCACCTGGCCTGGTAAGAACTTGTTTGGACTTTTGAGCATTGAGTTTTAGTCATTTCTCTTGAGAACTTTAAAGGCATGGAGACATACAGTATGGTTGAATATTCCTGCACGTGACAGCACCTCGATAAGAACGGTCTAGAGGTTGACCTATTTCAACTGATAACAAATGTATCTGCATTTCTGTCAGTGTAAAATGCTTTCCAGTTGTCCACATCTGCCAattgtataaaaaaaatgtaaacgggCGTTTGAGTACACTCCCATGCTCTGGCTATCTCGTCTCTGCCTGCTGTACTGTCTAGTGGTGATAAGTGCCATAGCTTTTAGAAGAACTAACGGTCACTGGACTCAATCCAACAATGGTTTTAGAATCCTCCCTCTATGTAGTTTACATTTGCATTAATTGTTAATTTACTTTGACTATTAATGTGTGAATGTCAGTCAAATTAAGAATTCTGAATACTATCTGATGCTCACTACATCCTTAATGAAGCGTAAACAAGGGCTGTATTTATGACGATGACATTgtgcccctccctccctatagGATCAACACCCCCAGGAAGCAGGGTGGTTTGGGACCAATGAACATCCCCCTTGTGGCTGACCTCACCCAGTCTATCTCCAGAGACTACGGAGTGCTGAAGGAGGACCAGGGCATCGCTTACAGGTCAGTTATTTACAACACTGCCGTCAGTAGTGTGTATGTGAAACCTCTGTATACAAAGTGCCACTTGAAGTTTAGTGTGCACTTGCAAGGTCATTGTTAAATTAATGTGTGTGCTTAATTTGGCACTTGATTCACTTTAATGTTGGCTGACTTTGATTTTTACTCTTGTTTTGGATATTGATTCAAGCATGTAGTCTCAGATGCCCCATGTGGCCTTCTGACCCTCTCACtgtctgcttcctctctctcagggGTCTGTTTGTGATTGATGACAAGGGCATCCTGAGGCAGATCACCATAAATGACCTGCCAGTGGGGCGCTCTGTGGACGAGACCCTTCGTCTGGTGCAGGCCTTCCAGCACACAGACAAATATGGAGAGGGTAAGCGATTAGCAGGTTTTTGCTTCTTAGTTCATATTTCAAGAACCAGCATAGGGCTCTACAATGCGACCACTTTACTCTCATATGCTGTAAAATATTTACCTGTGCGACCTAGAA
Protein-coding regions in this window:
- the LOC135536078 gene encoding peroxiredoxin-1-like, which translates into the protein MSAGNAKIGHPAPQFKATAVVDGQFKDIQLSDYIGKYVVFFFYPLDFTFVCPTEIVAFSDQAEAFRKIGCEVIGASTDSHFSHLAWINTPRKQGGLGPMNIPLVADLTQSISRDYGVLKEDQGIAYRGLFVIDDKGILRQITINDLPVGRSVDETLRLVQAFQHTDKYGEVCPAGWKPGSDTIVPDIQKSKEFFSKQ